Genomic DNA from Pseudobacteriovorax antillogorgiicola:
TAGCAACCTGTTTGATGTACTCAGTTTCTTGATAGTTAAGCTCGCCATCACTGACAGCAATGACAAACATCACCCAAATGAGAAAATGTTTGAGAGCCGGCCTTGGAAATTTTCGATCAATACTTCCACCGAGGTATCGATTGCTAAAGGCCTTCAGAAGGCTTTTCCTTTCTCTATCATCCACCACAATAGGCGCATGTCTAAGAAGAATATCAGCAGCATCGCGCTCCACTTGATGAATTTTTCGATCCGCTGCAATAGTGGAATGCACATACCGGCACAGCTCTAGGTAGTAATCTCTTTGTTGAACCGGTGTTAATTGCGCAAGCAACAGCTGGAGCAAGGGCTTGGGAGTATTAGCACCAGCAAAACCAAGCTCTGCCACAATCATCGGGTCTTCTCGAATCAAGTTGATCACTTGAGCGATCCGGGGCGCAATCATACCAATTTCAAAGAGCGGGCCGATCTGAGGTAACAAGGGAATGGCCTCATCACGATCTTCATCCTGGTAGTCTCCGCTGAATAATTCTGACCAATCAGCGTTATATAGCTTCAGAAGTTGCCAGCAGGCTTCTAGGCTTAGTGTCAATCTTTGTCGTTCAAGATCATAAAGCATACCAGATCGCCACGATAAACTGTCGTCAACTTGCTTACGACTCAAGCCTTTAGCTTCTCGTAGCTGGATCAGGCGCGCGCTGATTTGATCAATGGGAAATTTAAGCTGTTTTGACATTGCATATCTCCGTTTCGTTGTATATTACGAACTATTTGAGGAAATTCTGCAAGTTAATTCGTATTAACTGAATCGAATCGCAATTATTACGGATATTTAATCTACAATATTCAGCCTTACCAACAAGCAAGGGCTATGATTTG
This window encodes:
- a CDS encoding TerB family tellurite resistance protein — its product is MSKQLKFPIDQISARLIQLREAKGLSRKQVDDSLSWRSGMLYDLERQRLTLSLEACWQLLKLYNADWSELFSGDYQDEDRDEAIPLLPQIGPLFEIGMIAPRIAQVINLIREDPMIVAELGFAGANTPKPLLQLLLAQLTPVQQRDYYLELCRYVHSTIAADRKIHQVERDAADILLRHAPIVVDDRERKSLLKAFSNRYLGGSIDRKFPRPALKHFLIWVMFVIAVSDGELNYQETEYIKQVAIHIKLDEQSFRYIHQQIQLPAELDF